CCCAGGAAGCAACTGGCTACAAAAGCCGCTCGCAAGAGTGCGCCCTCTACTGGAGGGGTGAAGAAACCTCATCGTTACAGGCCTGGTACTGTGGCACTCCGTGAAATTAGACGTTATCAGAAGTCCACTGAACTTCTGATTCGCAAACTTCCCTTCCAGCGTCTGGTGCGAGAAATTGCTCAGGACTTTAAAACAGATCTGCGCTTCCAGAGCGCAGCTATTGGTGCTTTGCAGGAGGCAAGTGAGGCCTATCTGGTTGGCCTTTTTGAAGACACCAACCTGTGTGCTATCCATGCCAAACGTGTAACAATTATGCCAAAAGACATCCAGCTAGCACGCCGCATACGTGGAGAACGTGCTTAAGAATCCACTATGATGGGAAAcatttcattctcaaaaaaaaaaaaaaaaaaattctcttcttcctgttaTTGGTAGTTCTGAACG
This DNA window, taken from Macaca mulatta isolate MMU2019108-1 chromosome 1, T2T-MMU8v2.0, whole genome shotgun sequence, encodes the following:
- the LOC708899 gene encoding histone H3.3A translates to MARTKQTARKSTGGKAPRKQLATKAARKSAPSTGGVKKPHRYRPGTVALREIRRYQKSTELLIRKLPFQRLVREIAQDFKTDLRFQSAAIGALQEASEAYLVGLFEDTNLCAIHAKRVTIMPKDIQLARRIRGERA